A single genomic interval of Eleutherodactylus coqui strain aEleCoq1 chromosome 3, aEleCoq1.hap1, whole genome shotgun sequence harbors:
- the ZMYND10 gene encoding zinc finger MYND domain-containing protein 10 produces the protein MEPSPILLYGEAEGMVRGLQKSSLRDTGSGGWFKQHEYIEKLNMQAILNASTGQEEIIKDLLVTHRKVPTLIHELISVEIWRQNIFPVICQLQDFQPRSTFPLYMVVHHEATIINLLETIFYHKDVCESAEHLALDLIDYCHRKLTLLLSAGGIAGQDRLLPTSASETSSLEELKLQAEALDFDIALKCLSVLRYITDHTDSLPLSATTRLLNTHNLPCVLVELLHNCPWSRRCNGQLQKYESGRWLSVPGEDQQKMTKLDGQVWISLYNLLLRPECQRKYNIDSFTRGQLLKLSSHLTDVLIDQLPNLVELQRFLSHLSVSEPAPPKKELIIEQVPEVRDSIIRETSGKWKAIAKHQVKNTFSPSDSDLRHQAQRWAQTYNMDVMEALVPDKPKCGLCGAEAAKRCSRCQSEWYCNRQCQVNHWQKHKKACDLVNEAVKKMKEDVKPQM, from the exons ATGGAGCCGAGCCCGATTCTGCTATACGGAGAGGCCGAAGGAATGGTGCGGGGTCTGCAGAAGTCCAGCCTGCGGGACACGGGCTCAGGCGG ATGGTTCAAACAGCAtgagtatatagagaagctgaaCATGCAGGCCATTCTCAACGCATCCACCGGCCAGGAGGAAATTATCAAGGATTTGCTGGTTACCCACAGAAAG GTTCCCACGTTGATCCATGAGTTGATCAGTGTTGAGATCTGGAGGCAGAACATCTTCCCGGTGATCTGTCAGCTGCAGGATTTCCAGCCCAGAAGCACATTCCCCCTGTACATGGTG GTTCATCATGAGGCCACCATCATTAATCTCCTGGAAACAATCTTCTACCACAAG GACGTGTGTGAATCTGCGGAGCATCTGGCGCTGGATCTCATTGATTACTGCCATCGGAAGCTGACGCTGCTACTGTCTGCGGGAGGGATCGCAGGCCAGGACAGGCTGCTGCCGACCTCTGCAAGTGAGACCTCATCACTGGAG GAACTGAAGCTGCAGGCCGAGGCCTTGGACTTTGACATTGCCCTTAAGTGTCTGTCCGTCCTGCGGTACATCACTGACCATACAGACAG CCTCCCGCTGAGCGCAACCACACGGCTACTCAACACCCATAACCTACCCTGTGTTCTGGTGGAACTGCTGCACAATTGTCCCTGGAGCCGGCGGTGTAATG GTCAGCTGCAGAAGTATGAGAGTGGCCGCTGGTTGTCAGTCCCAGGTGAGGACCAGCAGAAGATGACCAAGCTGGATGGTCAGGTGTGGATCTCTCTGTACAACCTGCTGCTGAGGCCGGAGTGCCAGCGGAAATACAACATCGACAGCTTCACCAGAGGACAGCTGCTCAAG CTCAGCTCTCATCTCACCGATGTCCTCATTGATCAACTGCCAAACTTGGTGGAACTGCAGCGATTCCTCAGTCATCTGTCAGTGAGTGAACCAGCGCCCCCAAAGAAGGAGCTCATCATAGAGCAG GTTCCAGAAGTTCGGGACTCCATTATCAGAGAGACATCTGGGAAATGGAAGGCAATAGCGAAGCACCAGGTAAAGAACACGTTTTCCCCCAGCGACAGCGACCTGCGTCACCAGGCCCAGAG GTGGGCACAGACCTATAACATGGACGTAATGGAAGCACTGGTGCCCGATAAACCCAAGTGTGGATTGTGTGGGGCAGAAGCTGCCAAACGCTGCTCCCGCTGCCAGAGTGAGTGGTACTGCAACAG GCAGTGTCAGGTCAATCACTGGCAGAAGCATAAGAAAGCCTGTGATCTAGTAAATGAGGCTGTAAAGAAGATGAAGGAGGACGTGAAACCTCAGATGTGA